One window of the Archaeoglobus sulfaticallidus PM70-1 genome contains the following:
- a CDS encoding type IV pilin codes for MKSWIRKIKKDEKAVSPVIGVILMVAITVILAGVIASFVFGFGQKMGTAAPNAQLVLSDAVDELTSTGNENIFYMDHNGGDALPCKDLRILVYYKQTGSLYKQFDYDESNDYFYSSDGITGSGMGSNDLFEPGERITFTEDGDTNWGAGTYTVKVLHIPSGNFIFTGDVTVR; via the coding sequence ATGAAAAGTTGGATTAGAAAAATTAAAAAGGATGAGAAGGCTGTGAGCCCAGTGATCGGCGTGATACTGATGGTGGCAATAACAGTGATACTGGCAGGCGTGATTGCGAGTTTTGTCTTCGGTTTCGGGCAGAAAATGGGGACTGCAGCACCAAATGCACAACTTGTTTTGTCTGATGCTGTAGACGAACTAACATCGACTGGCAATGAAAACATATTCTACATGGACCACAATGGTGGAGATGCGTTGCCGTGCAAGGATCTAAGGATTCTGGTTTACTACAAGCAGACAGGATCACTATACAAGCAATTTGACTACGATGAGTCGAACGATTACTTCTACTCTTCAGATGGAATAACTGGATCAGGTATGGGTAGCAACGACCTCTTTGAGCCAGGAGAAAGAATAACATTTACTGAAGACGGCGACACTAACTGGGGTGCAGGAACGTACACAGTCAAGGTGCTCCACATACCCAGCGGAAACTTCATATTCACAGGTGATGTGACGGTTAGATAA
- a CDS encoding DUF7521 family protein yields MIVSLLTLALLLLGSALIIYIYDAYRKINQNYLLLLSVGFFVLVIGGALPGMHKTIGLSVDGDAVLIMSLLMQMIGIILIFYSVVK; encoded by the coding sequence GTGATTGTATCTCTTCTCACCTTGGCCCTTCTTTTGCTTGGCAGCGCACTCATAATTTATATATACGATGCCTATAGAAAAATCAATCAAAATTATTTGCTTTTACTTTCAGTAGGTTTCTTTGTTCTCGTGATAGGTGGAGCTTTACCAGGAATGCACAAGACGATCGGATTGAGTGTGGATGGTGATGCTGTGTTAATAATGTCATTGTTAATGCAGATGATAGGAATAATTTTGATATTTTACTCCGTTGTAAAATGA
- a CDS encoding Lrp/AsnC family transcriptional regulator: MGNTHHNDENRSRIESKRNSSGGDKVLMKLDEIDILVLRVLAEDARTTLRELAEKTGLAVSTIHSRITKLISEGVIEKFAVVIDPEKFGYITSFILLDVDTAKTRDVLEELVKKECLLEVYESLGKFNIVLKVRVKDFEALRNFINEISEIDGVMEFEWFLTTKRYKEDTWKPEVEL; encoded by the coding sequence ATGGGTAATACTCATCATAATGATGAAAATAGAAGTCGAATCGAAAGTAAGCGTAATTCTTCAGGTGGTGATAAGGTTCTCATGAAATTGGATGAGATCGACATTTTAGTACTTAGAGTTCTTGCGGAAGATGCGAGGACAACTCTCAGAGAGCTCGCCGAGAAAACTGGCTTGGCAGTCTCAACAATTCACAGCAGAATAACTAAGCTTATTTCAGAAGGCGTGATCGAGAAATTTGCAGTGGTAATCGATCCTGAAAAGTTTGGATATATTACATCCTTTATCCTTCTCGACGTGGATACTGCAAAAACCAGAGATGTTTTAGAAGAGTTAGTGAAAAAAGAGTGTCTTCTTGAAGTGTACGAATCTTTGGGGAAGTTTAATATTGTTTTAAAGGTTAGGGTGAAGGATTTCGAAGCTTTGAGGAATTTTATCAATGAAATCTCGGAAATTGATGGTGTTATGGAATTTGAATGGTTTCTTACAACGAAAAGGTACAAGGAGGACACTTGGAAACCGGAGGTGGAATTGTGA